The Parashewanella spongiae genome has a window encoding:
- a CDS encoding DUF3450 domain-containing protein gives MSKVSNRTKIATALVGAMALASSNLVAADPLADAQKADTQIHADAAKSQKKIDKYFDQAQDMLFEYGSVADERESLKSYNDYVAKLVADQQATINDIQSDIDGVDALRQGVVPLMFKMVDALENFIKLDLPFNLEARLNRVANLRATLDSSNVTLAEKYRLILDAYSIERGYGASSIAREGQLNIGGKELLVDFVSFGRVGYYAQSLDQKQAWMYNKETKSWDVLSDGYLRNLSKAIKQARGQGAPDMFALPIPAAEAAQ, from the coding sequence ATGTCCAAGGTAAGCAATAGAACTAAAATCGCTACTGCTCTGGTAGGTGCTATGGCATTAGCCAGTAGTAACCTAGTAGCAGCAGATCCTCTTGCCGACGCACAAAAAGCTGATACTCAAATTCACGCTGATGCTGCTAAGTCGCAAAAGAAAATTGACAAATATTTTGATCAAGCACAAGACATGCTTTTTGAGTATGGTTCTGTTGCAGATGAACGTGAGTCGTTAAAATCTTATAATGACTATGTTGCAAAGTTAGTTGCCGATCAACAAGCTACTATCAATGATATTCAATCGGACATTGATGGTGTAGATGCATTGCGTCAAGGCGTTGTTCCTCTAATGTTTAAGATGGTTGACGCATTAGAAAACTTCATCAAACTAGACTTGCCGTTTAACCTTGAAGCACGTTTAAACCGTGTTGCAAACCTTCGAGCAACTCTAGATTCGTCAAACGTAACACTAGCTGAAAAGTATCGTTTGATTCTTGATGCGTACAGCATTGAGCGTGGCTACGGCGCAAGCTCTATTGCTCGTGAAGGTCAATTAAATATCGGCGGTAAAGAACTACTTGTAGATTTCGTAAGCTTCGGACGTGTTGGTTATTACGCGCAAAGCTTAGATCAAAAGCAAGCTTGGATGTATAACAAGGAAACTAAATCTTGGGATGTGCTAAGCGATGGTTACTTGCGTAACCTTTCTAAAGCAATTAAGCAGGCTCGTGGTCAAGGCGCTCCTGATATGTTTGCTCTACCAATCCCAGCTGCGGAGGCTGCACAATAA